The Lolium rigidum isolate FL_2022 chromosome 2, APGP_CSIRO_Lrig_0.1, whole genome shotgun sequence genomic interval AAGGTTATTGAGGACCGCAGTTATAAGAACCCAGTGTGCAGTATTATTCTGTTGTCAGATGGTCAAGACACCTATAATATTTCCTCGAATGTTAGGGGAACACGGCCTGATTATAGGTCACTTGTTCCATCTTCCATTCTAAATCACACTGTTGGCATAGCGCCTGTCCATGGATTCGGTTTTGGAGCAGACCATGATTCAGATGCTTTGCACACAATCGCTGAGGCCTCTGGTGGTACATTTTCCTTTATTGAGGATGAAGGTGTGATTCAGGATGCATTTGCTCAGTGCATTGGTGGGCTTCTCAGTGTTGTTGTTCAGGATATGCGCTTAACGGTGGAATGTGTGCATACTGGTGTTAAGATTCACTCCATCAAATCTGGTAGTTACTTGAGTAAGGTGGCTGGAGATGGGCGAAATGGTTCAATTGATGTTGGACATCTCTATGCTGATGAGGAGAGGGATTTCTTGCTCTCTGTGAGCTTCCCACAATCCcgtgaacaacagatcacactttTGAAGGTTGTCTTTTCCTACAGAGATCCAGTGACAAATGAAGGTGTCAAGATCCAAGGCTACGAGGTGAAGATCCTGAGGCCAAAATCACCCACATCAGAACCTGTTTGCATGGAGGTTGATCGTGAGAGGAACCGAGTCCGTGCCGCCGATTCTATTGAGGCTGCAAGGGCTGCTGCCGAGAGAGGTGTTCTTTCTGACGCAGTGGCTATTCTTGAGGATTGCCGAAGGATACTGTCAGCGTCCTTTTCAAGCCAGAATGGGGACCGTTTATGCATGGCCCTTGATGCAGAGCTGAGGGAGATGCAGGAGAGGATGGCTAGCCGGCAACGCTACGAGTCCTCTGGGAGGGCATACCTGCTATCTGGACTGAGCTCGCATTCTTGGCAGAGAGCCACGGCGCGCGGTGACTCCACAGACAGCAGTTCACTTGTTTACTCCTATCAAACACCATCGATGGTTCAGATGCTGCAGCGCTCGCAGAACCAGTTGCCCTCACCTCAGGTCCCAAGGCCTCAGATCATCGTACCAACGAGGTCATTCATGCAGAAGCCCCAGCCAAGGTAGAAGGCACTGTTATCTTGTGAAGGAAGCGCATGGATGACGGTGAAGAAATAACATTGGTCTCATTTCTTAGTAGGTCAAAATGTGGTGGTTTAGTATCCATCTTTTGTTTTCCTTTGTTTGAGTCATGGTGGCGGTATACCGGGGATGGTGGGGCGGGCTTGGAGGTATATATGTGTTCTGGGTGGTATACTGGAGAAAGTGAGGAGGGGGTGGGCTTCGGTGGTACATACATTGTGGGGGGTATACTCCTGTGGTGTGAAGGAATAAGGGTTGGGAAGTGAAGTAGGAGGGGTGCTGGAGAAATGGTATATTGGCTTCAAGGGGGAAGATGGGTCTAGGTAGGTAGGTAGCTCAGTTCGTCACCAAGTTTCTTTACTGATGAACTCTTTTTCAATTGATATTTGGTAATGTAGATAAGCGGGTCTGGTCTGAGTGGCATGTATCATGGAACCTTGGAAAATTTTGATTTTGGGCGTGCAATGCAATTCCATGGATCCAGATTGCTGTTTCTGTTCAGTTGTTTGTTGGTCGCTAATGTTCCGCTTCATGGCGTGAAGGCGCATTGCAAGTTATCAGGTGCTCCGCTGTTTgattttggtctgatgcttttcTTTTCTGCCCTGATGATTTGAGCACGATTGGTCAGACTCTTGAACAAGCACTCCGATGGTGTATGAATCTTTGATAactgatactccctccattccaatgaGTAAAAGTTTTTTAGAAGTCAAGTTAATTGAAGTTTGATCGGACTTTTAGAAAAAACTATCAAGAACCATGATATTACAGAGATATCGTATGAAAATATGTTTCATGATTTATCTTAGGGTGTTGATTTTGAATTGCACATATTAAGTTTtttccctcaaacttagtcaaactttaaGTAGTTTAAATTAAAAAAAGATATAAATCTTATTTACTGAAGTAGAGGTAGTATGCATGAGCTGATCGAGCAGCCAAtggcaaagcatcgatgtttcgtGCCCAAGCTCCAAATTCAGCCAAGCGCAGAGTAGATCGTATTTTCTCCTGAGTTAAAAGAGGCCATGACTTTAACATATATATGGCCGATTCTTTATAAGAGAAGAATATCGAAAATTTGGAACTGTGCGGTGTCATGTGGCAAGAACACTTACCCTGCTGTTTTGCCGGGCGGAGTACTCAAACTAGGCTGTGAAAAGTGCATTGCTCTTTGGCCAAGAAGGCATCATTCATGAATAACGAATTTTGAACTTGTTGATACTGTAATACATAGATCGCCTGTAACAAGGTATCAATACAACCTGCTTATCTGCATGCCTAGATCACGTAAGATCCAGTAGGGCTATTGTATAACAGGACTAATTCCATCTCCACTAAAAAAAACTAATTCCGCGGTCTCTTAACTGGTTAAACCTAGATGCGTTGcacaaaaccctagctagcaaccaCGCCACCGGTGCTGTCTTCCGCGCCGCCGACCCCCGGCTTCAGAAGCTTCCTCCACGGTTGGGGCCGCCCGGCCGGGGTCTCCTCTGGCAAGTCCGGAAGCTGGTAGATCACCCTGCACGGCGGCGAGGGCTCCCCGCTGCGGCTCAGGACGGCCGTGCACAAGACCACTCTCTGCTTGCAGTACTCGCAATACTTCGACGGCGCCACCAGCGCCACGTCTACCGCCGCGTCCCCGCGCCGgagctcctccgcgagccggtccCGCGCGAACTGCGGCACGGCCACCGCGTTTCCCCACGCCATCACGGGCCCCTGCTCCGTGACGTTCTCGCTCTTGGCGCAGAACTCCGGCACAGGGCCGCGCGCCAGCGCGACGCCGGCGTAGGACACGGACGCCGCCGTGCCGCGCTCGAAGCACGCGGCGTCGTACCTCCGGGGCTCCGTGATGCGGATGGTGAGGCCGAAGGTGGGGTCGAGCGTGGGCTGGGTGAGGTCGAGACCCGAGaagccggcgacggcgacgcggtACTCCGGGATCTTGGCCTCGTCCTCGGAGTGCAGGAAGCCCAGGTAGAGGATGGGCACCATGATTACGAGCGCCGTCAGAGCCCCGGCGATGCCCGGCAAGATGTGGCAGAGGATCTTCCCCAGGTCGCagccgtcgtcgatgtcgtcgtctCGAGCTCGAGCTCCCATGGCGGCGTGTTTCGCCCTACCACGATCGTTACGGTAGTATGATGATGGGAAAGGGGTTAATTAGACGTCGCGTCTCACCGGAGTTTATATAACTCGTTGTCCAGGGGTGGAGATTTTTTTTGCATCGGTCAATGAGTTTGGCATTGACACGGATTGTTTGCTAGACGTATTGTGATGGAGTTAAGTTTATTTTAAACCTTGAAGTTATGGACGGAAGCTAAATCGGACCCCAAACTCTCAATCCCGGTAATTAACACACCGATCTTTGCAATCCCAGTCTAAAGCAAACCTTTGGTTCCTTTCCAAACAGGATTCCCAACGTGGACAAGGTGTGGCTTGGAACAGCTCTGGCTCGACCAGACCGAGCAGCGGGAGGCGCAACCAGACAGCATTTTCGCCATGTTTAGTTTGGGCCGGCCTAGTCTTTTCGGCCCAGCCATTCCGCAGCTTTCAAGGAGAGGTTATTCTCAGCTCTCGCGGCGGCAATGGCGATCGGTGATTGATCGCTGCCACCAGCGACGATCGTGACGAAGCGAGGAAGAACTACTGCGCAGGTAATGTCTCTGACATGATACTCATCTTCTCTCTGTATGTTTTCCCACTTTGACaccattagggttagggtttttagaGGCAAAATTTGTGGGTTTTCCTATAGGGGGAAGTGAGATTTTAAGGGATTTCTGTGAGATTTCTTCGGCTATACGGCTCAGATTAGAATATTTATGTGTTATGTCTTCCTAATGTAGGCTCTTTCTGTTCATTCATGAACCCTTCAGAGATACTGAATGTGAGATTTCATTTGGGAGGTGAGTTCATCCACATTGGTCCCCAACTGGACTATGTGGGTGGAGATGAGGCTATGTCAGAGATTGAGAGGGACAAGCTCTCGCTGCAGGAGATTAGAGGATATCTTAAAGATcatgtagcactcaagaaatcaaTGAAACTATATTTCCAAATTCCAGGGACTAAACTTGCAGAAGGTTTGGTATTTTTGCATGATGACACAGTTTGTGTGAAGATGGTAGATTATATCTGTGTTGGCGGAGTGGCAAATGTGTTTGTTGAGTATCACGGGGAAGAGGACAATGCTGATAGCAGTAGTGGAAGTGATTTTGAAGATGAGTGTCTCAATATGAGTGATGATGAACCCGACGAAATAATTACTGCTAAACCTGCTGAATTCGATGAAGTAATTGCAGTTTCAGCTCCCGAATCAGATGAAATGGTTGAGATGTTTGTTCCAAATGACAATGGTGTGATTACACAGGTGATTAGCAGCCCTCTGAAGCAGCCATATGTGAGTAGAAGTAGAGAGAAA includes:
- the LOC124687699 gene encoding E3 ubiquitin-protein ligase WAV3-like → MEGMWRKAKKALGIGLCAHLPVVSGDREDCASERRASDAFSQDSSALALAAAHASAPNTPAQAEAGALLRRSKSGAKSSKKTCAICFDSMKPGHGQALFTAECSHMFHFHCISSSVKHGNYVCPVCRAKWKEIPFNRSVSSIGPRGRSGLNLNRAQLPQQDGYMALLRQVPNRQREAPALRASEPLEFNDDEPLQLMGAADSCDVRSSRTVEMKTYPEFSTVPQSSSQDDFAVLIHLKAPCANQEQVTSRLVNASSVGYPSSRAPVDLVTVLDVSGSMAGTKLALLKRAMGFVIQHLGPSDRLSVIAFSSTARRLFHLRRMSHSGRQQALQAVNSLGAGGGTNIADALKKAAKVIEDRSYKNPVCSIILLSDGQDTYNISSNVRGTRPDYRSLVPSSILNHTVGIAPVHGFGFGADHDSDALHTIAEASGGTFSFIEDEGVIQDAFAQCIGGLLSVVVQDMRLTVECVHTGVKIHSIKSGSYLSKVAGDGRNGSIDVGHLYADEERDFLLSVSFPQSREQQITLLKVVFSYRDPVTNEGVKIQGYEVKILRPKSPTSEPVCMEVDRERNRVRAADSIEAARAAAERGVLSDAVAILEDCRRILSASFSSQNGDRLCMALDAELREMQERMASRQRYESSGRAYLLSGLSSHSWQRATARGDSTDSSSLVYSYQTPSMVQMLQRSQNQLPSPQVPRPQIIVPTRSFMQKPQPR